tatcgatataatattgatatattgcctgGCCCTAAAAAGTCCAATCATTTTGTTACTCAGAAGTTTTTAGTATGAAGCAGCAAATTCAGGGAATGTGATGAATGGTTCTTCATCAGCTGCAACTTAACATGACTCCTATGaacatgaaatgtaaaataaagcagatatAGAAACGTAACTTCAAACCAAAGATACTCAGAAGCTACAAACATTCTGAGTGCTGAACACTCAGACTTTTATAAACGTGCACTCGCTGGTAGACGTTCTTATTTTTAGGTTCATCATAAAATGCAGACACCATTGTGCACAGCAACTTTGAACTTTTTGTTGGACCTTCCGTAAATTATTTTGGGGTACAATAGTTGTGGAGAAAGGTAAAAGCAGCATAAGTTCTTCAAATAACTGGGTCAGGTGGAGAAAATTCTGCTTTTGAACTAGTTGCAgacaggggagagaaaaaaaaccacaaagatAAGTCagactcaaacaaacacagaagatCTCCAAAAAACAGTGACGATCTATTTGACGTGCTGAGTGTTTCATCCGTCCTcatcctatctctgattatacTCTACCTCTTACCTGGTACGACGGCTTGGCTGGCTctgaactgctgctgctgctgctgccactaAATGCTCCTGTGAGGGCGCTGCCAACAACATGGCCCACGGCCGAGCCTACTGCCACCCCAGCAGCTGTGGTAGCCATCTGGGCCATGAGCCCAGGACCCTTGGACTGAGCTGGAGCTGGGGCCAGGGCAGCAGGAGGTGGATGGGCAAGGGCCGGAGCATGGGTTTGAGTTGAGCTACAgacagagcaaaaaaaacagtaaatctcTTGTAGGACAATACCTAAGTGACCCAGGGGCaccatgcttgctcttggtggatttactagaattgttggaactttgtaaattttttataaagtgtctcaagataactgttatgatttgatactataaatacaattgattaaatgttaaaatcctGTGCTTATATGGCAGTGGTTGCTTAACGAGCGTATCTAACGCGGATTGCCTCATTTCggtgccacttaaatgtctgcgccgctctctgatgctccaaaacCAACGTTGCCggcaacagaagcatcgctGCAAGCGTTAAACTTGGCATAGAAAACGTTAGCCTactgttagctagtagctggattaaacacagttaaaatactGAGCGCTAAACTGGAAACGGTGTAAGTGTGTATTTCACTGCAAAGGATTCCAACACTAAAGCTAtgagttaaaaaacaaactactaaAGCACTTGGTCACTTCTGTTGTCAACCTTCTTTACACAGAAATATCAGAATTGTAGATTATGAAATGTATAAATTGTACCTTCATACAATGCACTGCAATAAAAAATATGCATCTTGTAACAGTCAGGGCTGCAGGGAAAATGTGTGCCTATTTGTTTAGTCCATAAAATAAGGACAAATATCTATCACAAGATACAAGACAGTGATGCTTTCAAATTGCTAAAAGTCCCAGGGGACCTGTTTATAATAACAAATGTTATAATAGTTGCAGAATGCTCACATTAGAGAAGTAGGAAGCAGCAAATGGTGATGACTGTTAATTGATAAATtcctcagacaaaaaaaaaaaagacaacccgCATGGTAAGAGGCCATGACTGACTAAATGAATAATGGACTAACTGTCTTCTCAGGATCACTTTTCCAGAAGGTGTTAACTAACTGAGTAAAGCCGTAGTGACAGCAGCGAAGGGTTAACCAAGCAAGTATGACGTATTTTGATGCACCAGATTGTTAACACATGATTTTTCTGTGATTATGTGATCCCAGTATATCTTATAAGTGGGCACTGCaaaggtgcccttgagcaaagcaccaaacccccaactgctcggggcaccTGTAACGGGCAGCCTCCTCcttctgacatctctccattagtgcatacAGAtcctgggcatgtgtgtgtatttcagtcctGTGATGTGTATAACAACAGAGGGAAACAATGTAATGTCCCCTAttaggatcaataaagtatacTCTTGTTTAaatctacccccccccccaaccgacATTTACTTGCTACATTATAACTGAGCAAAGAACAAATATATTTAGGCCAACATTACACTTTGGAACTACACTATTTTTGTTACACTCCCAATCACAACCCAAGCAAAACACTTGTCAATGCACTGTGGTCGttaactgtgtgtgtaatgttggAGGACAACTGAATAAGCACACGGAAATATAAGCCTTACCAACTCCTCTCCACTAAAAGCATCTCTATTTGGACTTGCCAGTTGTGACCTTCCCAAAACCTAACCTCACTTCAGACTCGACATGGCACCGGTGACTTTTGACGCAACAAATCTGTTATAAGTCTAAATGAATTCCTGCGCTTCAAACAGGAAACATGAGACTATCTTCTATAGCCCAACACCCCTGCCTGAGTCCGTTAT
The sequence above is drawn from the Etheostoma cragini isolate CJK2018 chromosome 2, CSU_Ecrag_1.0, whole genome shotgun sequence genome and encodes:
- the chchd10 gene encoding coiled-coil-helix-coiled-coil-helix domain-containing protein 10, mitochondrial, producing MARGSRSRSSAPASSTQTHAPALAHPPPAALAPAPAQSKGPGLMAQMATTAAGVAVGSAVGHVVGSALTGAFSGSSSSSSSEPAKPSYQEPPRPAPAQTGPCHFEVKQFLDCATNQTDLSLCEGFNEALKQCKYSHGVTSLV